A window from Citrus sinensis cultivar Valencia sweet orange chromosome 5, DVS_A1.0, whole genome shotgun sequence encodes these proteins:
- the LOC102622536 gene encoding F-box/kelch-repeat protein At1g22040 — MGAVLSLAGPRCRKRDYIDTSQNESCKKQKLSPSNYEDGLRLIPSLPDELSIQILARVPRIFYLNLRAVSRKWKATVTSPELFEVRKELGTTEEWLYILTKVSDDRLLWHALDPLSKRWQRLPPLPNVVDEEESRKSSSGLWNMVGSGIKIAEVVRGWLGWNDTLPQMPFCGCAIGAVDGCLYVLGGFSRTSAMRCVRRYDPIANTWNEATSMSVGRAYCKTGILNDKLYVVGGVSRAHGGLTPLQSAEVFDPTTDTWSEVPSMPFSRAQGLPNAFFADMLKPIATGMTSYMGRLCVPQSLYSWPFFVDVGGEIYDPDTNSWVEMPIGMGEGWPARQAGTKLSVVLDGELYAFDPSSSLNSAKIKVYDQKEDTWKVVIGKVPIRDFADSESPYLLSAFHGKLHVLTKDASRNISILRADPRDHLGSTSSSSVSLSADSLHEHSDSLAESDTVVWKAIATRNFGSAELVSCQVLDV, encoded by the coding sequence ATGGGAGCTGTTCTCAGCTTGGCTGGTCCTAGGTGTAGGAAAAGAGATTACATTGACACCTCACAAAATGAGAGTtgcaaaaagcaaaaactCTCACCAAGCAATTATGAGGATGGGCTACGACTGATCCCCAGTCTTCCAGATGAGTTGTCGATCCAAATTCTTGCTAGGGTTCCtagaattttctatttaaacttGAGGGCGGTGTCACGAAAATGGAAGGCAACAGTTACGAGCCCTGAATTGTTTGAAGTGAGAAAAGAACTGGGGACAACAGAAGAATGGCTGTATATCTTGACTAAGGTTAGTGATGACAGGCTTTTGTGGCATGCTTTGGACCCTTTGTCAAAGAGATGGCAACGGCTGCCTCCACTCCCAAATGTTGTGGATGAAGAAGAATCTAGGAAGAGTTCATCTGGGCTGTGGAACATGGTGGGTTCGGGCATTAAAATTGCTGAAGTTGTTAGGGGTTGGCTTGGGTGGAACGATACATTGCCTCAAATGCCATTTTGTGGTTGTGCCATTGGTGCTGTTGATGGATGCCTCTATGTGCTGGGTGGATTCTCCAGAACTTCGGCCATGAGATGTGTGCGGCGATATGATCCGATTGCAAATACATGGAATGAAGCAACTTCCATGTCTGTCGGTAGGGCCTATTGTAAGACGGGCATTTTAAATGACAAGCTATATGTGGTTGGAGGGGTTAGTCGTGCCCATGGGGGATTGACCCCTCTGCAATCTGCAGAGGTTTTTGATCCAACCACTGATACATGGTCTGAAGTTCCAAGCATGCCATTCTCAAGAGCTCAAGGGCTACCTAATGCTTTCTTTGCTGACATGCTAAAACCTATTGCCACAGGGATGACCTCGTACATGGGAAGATTATGTGTGCCTCAAAGTTTATACTCATGGCCCTTTTTTGTTGATGTTGGGGGAGAGATTTATGATCCTGATACAAATTCATGGGTAGAAATGCCAATTGGCATGGGAGAAGGTTGGCCTGCACGGCAGGCGGGTACAAAATTGAGTGTTGTATTAGATGGTGAATTATATGCATTTGATCCTTCTAGTTCTTTGAATAGTGCTAAAATTAAAGTATATGATCAAAAAGAGGATACTTGGAAAGTTGTTATAGGAAAAGTCCCTATCCGTGATTTTGCAGATTCTGAGTCTCCATATTTACTTTCTGCTTTTCATGGTAAGCTTCATGTCCTCACAAAAGATGCCAGTcgtaatatttcaattttgcGGGCTGATCCACGTGatcatttgggctctacatcGTCAAGCTCAGTTTCTCTTTCAGCTGACTCGCTTCATGAGCATTCTGATTCACTGGCAGAATCTGACACAGTTGTTTGGAAGGCCATTGCAACTAGGAATTTTGGGTCTGCTGAACTTGTCAGTTGTCAAGTTCTTGACGTATAG
- the LOC107176316 gene encoding uncharacterized protein LOC107176316, with translation MDYSSKEGFVSKAKWIFSSLSGIIMLWASGLPSPMQIPRPKLCHCRLHQSGLKTLIYSQGEPLIQNPNGPSPIITSHVISPPPLSASPSPSSSKSSLFRSLTHSSSWSSATDDLLGTESGVYMKSDYEQEMIGSVVLDKSVEGAYNRNLTKRSQRCSTMPKKYPPPLSRSHLPRVLTRHYENGNLVLKEKGIKQYFETTRENGRLIVNLMQLDDNIMDMEGGDRMTADEKNNEELEPEGNEFIKKEEQNVDGYEEYQETESDGDFDEAKQYEGPIMILAAVQKMRKRDDEERSCGELRKCFTYTGRMRRSECDTKYLPGLAPLAVTAI, from the coding sequence ATGGATTATTCGAGTAAAGAAGGCTTTGTTTCCAAAGCAAAATGGATATTTTCATCCCTGAGTGGAATCATCATGTTGTGGGCATCAGGGTTGCCATCTCCCATGCAAATCCCAAGGCCAAAACTATGCCACTGCCGTCTTCATCAATCTGGCctcaaaaccctaatttattcGCAAGGAGAACCACTTATTCAAAACCCTAACGGCCCTTCACCCATTATCACTTCCCATGTGATATCGCCACCACCATTATCAGCATCACCATCGCCGTCCTCGTCAAAATCATCTTTGTTTCGATCTTTAACCCACTCTTCATCCTGGTCTTCTGCTACAGATGATTTACTTGGAACAGAAAGTGGAGTTTATATGAAGTCAGATTACGAACAAGAAATGATAGGATCAGTAGTTTTGGACAAATCGGTTGAAGGAGCGTATAATCGTAATCTTACAAAGCGAAGCCAGCGCTGTAGTACAATGCCAAAGAAATACCCACCACCGTTGTCAAGATCTCATCTGCCTAGGGTTTTAACCAGGCATTATGAAAACGGAAATTTAGTCTTGAAAGAGAAGGGAATAAAGCAGTACTTCGAAACCACTAGAGAGAACGGCCGCCTTATCGTAAATCTCATGCAATTGGATGATAATATAATGGACATGGAAGGTGGCGATCGGATGACTGCAGATGAGAAGAATAATGAAGAACTGGAGCCAGAGGGCAATGAGTTCAtcaaaaaagaagaacaaaatgTTGATGGTTATGAAGAATATCAAGAAACTGAATCAGATGGCGATTTTGATGAGGCAAAACAGTATGAAGGACCGATAATGATACTGGCCGCAGTGCAGAAGATGCGTAAGAGGGATGATGAGGAGAGATCATGCGGAGAGTTACGAAAGTGCTTCACGTACACAGGAAGGATGAGGAGGTCGGAATGCGACACGAAGTATCTGCCAGGCTTGGCTCCTCTCGCGGTTACTGCTATATGA
- the LOC102621755 gene encoding aspartic proteinase-like protein 1 isoform X2, with translation MVNLVAICMLFGCILLDGSDAVSFSSKLVHRFSDEAKERWISKSGNVSVADSWPKKNSVEYLELLLSNDWKRQKTRVKLQSNNNSSRNQLLFPSEGSQTHFFGNQFYWLHYTWIDIGTPNVSFLVALDAGSNLLWVPCQCIQCAPLSASYYTSLDRNLSEYDPSSSSSSKNVSCSHPLCKSRSSCKSLKDPCPYIADYSTEDTSSSGYLVDDILHLASFSKHAPQSSVQSSVIIGCGRKQTGSYLDGAAPDGVMGLGLGDVSVPSLLAKAGLIQNSFSICFDENDSGSVFFGDQGPATQQSTSFLPIGEKYDAYFVGVESYCIGNSCLTQSGFQALVDSGASFTFLPTEIYAEVVMKFDKLVSSRRISLQGNSWKYCYNASSEEMLKVPDMRLIFSKNQSFVVRNHIFSFPENEVGDHACFSYFTLEYNFTGILILQK, from the exons ATGGTGAATCTTGTGGCGATTTGCATGTTGTTTGGTTGCATCCTGTTGGACGGATCGGATGCGGTGTCGTTTTCGTCGAAGCTGGTGCATAGATTTTCCGATGAAGCGAAGGAGAGGTGGATTTCGAAGAGTGGAAACGTGTCAGTTGCTGATTCGTGGCCGAAGAAGAACAGCGTCGAGTACCTGGAGCTGCTTTTGAGTAACGATTGGAAACGGCAAAAAACGAGAGTGAAGTTACAGAGTAATAATAACTCTTCGCGGAATCAATTGTTGTTTCCTTCTGAAGGAAGTCAAACTCATTTCTTCGGAAATCAGTTTTACTG GTTACATTACACGTGGATTGATATTGGGACACCAAACGTTTCGTTTCTTGTAGCATTGGATGCTGGGAGCAATTTGCTTTGGGTCCCATGCCAATGCATACAATGCGCTCCTTTGTCTGCCAGTTACTACACTTCTTTG GATAGAAATCTGAGTGAGTATGATCCATCTTCATCGAGCAGCAGCAAGAATGTCTCTTGCAGTCATCCCTTATGCAAGTCTCGTTCTAGCTGCAAAAGTTTGAAGGATCCCTGCCCTTATATTGCAGATTATTCCACAGAAGATACCTCGAGTTCTGGTTATCTTGTTGACGACATTTTGCATTTGGCTTCTTTCAGCAAACATGCACCCCAAAGTTCTGTGCAATCATCAGTCATTATAGG CTGTGGAAGGAAGCAAACTGGCAGTTATTTGGATGGAGCAGCCCCTGATGGTGTAATGGGATTGGGGCTTGGGGATGTTTCAGTACCAAGTTTGCTTGCGAAAGCAGGAttaatacaaaattcattCTCTATTTGTTTCGATGAGAATGATTCAGGCAGTGTTTTCTTTGGAGACCAAGGGCCTGCAACCCAACAATCGACCTCATTCTTGCCTATTGGAGAAAAATA TGACGCCTACTTCGTTGGGGTGGAGTCTTACTGTATTGGAAATTCTTGTCTTACACAATCTGGATTCCAAGCACTAGTTGACAGTGGTGCATCTTTCACTTTTCTTCCAACAGAAATTTATGCTGAAGTTGTTATGAAG TTTGACAAACTTGTGAGTTCTAGAAGGATTAGCCTCCAAGGAAATTCCTGGAAGTACTGCTATAATGCCAG TTCAGAGGAGATGCTTAAAGTTCCTGATATGAGacttatattttctaaaaaccAAAGCTTTGTAGTCCGTAATCACATATTTTCATTTCCTGAAAATGAGGTTGGTGATCATGCTtgtttttcttactttacacttgaatataattttacaggTATACTTATTTTACAGAAATAG
- the LOC102622237 gene encoding uncharacterized protein LOC102622237 — MEASSQGHEIEVGFKSLTLCCPKNNDQKLHHNSCIMASNLMSPPPSPAFSHIGDYIGMESCLDMKKCEDVHMMNVDASTTTTTTPTPTHTQHARSSGSSCGRNSRTKKAREFPPPISLFARTENLPSHMLFVLKRYYTNDGRLILREERARRHEYFRAHRSNGHLTLQLVHLDDDYDDDDDDDDAFFPPLDDGNESEHQYAPELAEERAVAEVQVEAKEEEEEEIEGLISQIPESSNDNEGIGGMCLKYNNVIISSPCYLGVPVPAVKPVQT, encoded by the coding sequence atggAGGCGTCCTCACAAGGCCATGAAATTGAAGTTGGTTTCAAGTCTCTAACACTATGTTGTCCCAAGAATAATGACCAAAAGCTGCATCACAATTCTTGCATAATGGCGTCGAATTTAATGTCACCTCCACCATCACCGGCTTTCTCTCACATTGGTGATTATATTGGCATGGAGAGTTGTCTCGACATGAAGAAATGCGAGGACGTGCACATGATGAATGTTGATGCTTCAACGACGACAACGACAACGCCAACGCCAACGCATACGCAACATGCTCGTAGTAGTGGCAGCAGCTGTGGTAGAAACTCGAGGACGAAGAAGGCGAGGGAGTTCCCACCACCCATTTCCTTGTTTGCACGCACGGAGAATTTGCCTTCTCACATGCTGTTCGTGTTGAAGAGATACTACACGAATGATGGCCGGTTGATTCTTAGAGAAGAGAGGGCGAGACGCCACGAGTACTTCCGGGCCCATAGATCCAACGGTCATCTAACGTTGCAGCTCGTGCACTTGGATGAcgattatgatgatgatgacgatgacGATGATGCATTCTTTCCACCCCTTGATGATGGAAACGAAAGCGAACACCAATATGCACCAGAATTAGCTGAAGAAAGAGCTGTAGCGGAAGTGCAAGTTGAAGcaaaggaggaggaggaggaggagatTGAGGGATTGATTAGTCAGATACCCGAGTCATCCAACGACAATGAGGGTATTGGGGGAATGTGCTTGAAATATAACAATGTTATCATAAGCTCGCCGTGTTATCTCGGCGTGCCAGTACCAGCAGTCAAGCCTGTACAAACTTAG
- the LOC102621755 gene encoding aspartic proteinase-like protein 1 isoform X3, with translation MVNLVAICMLFGCILLDGSDAVSFSSKLVHRFSDEAKERWISKSGNVSVADSWPKKNSVEYLELLLSNDWKRQKTRVKLQSNNNSSRNQLLFPSEGSQTHFFGNQFYWLHYTWIDIGTPNVSFLVALDAGSNLLWVPCQCIQCAPLSASYYTSLDRNLSEYDPSSSSSSKNVSCSHPLCKSRSSCKSLKDPCPYIADYSTEDTSSSGYLVDDILHLASFSKHAPQSSVQSSVIIGCGRKQTGSYLDGAAPDGVMGLGLGDVSVPSLLAKAGLIQNSFSICFDENDSGSVFFGDQGPATQQSTSFLPIGEKYDAYFVGVESYCIGNSCLTQSGFQALVDSGASFTFLPTEIYAEVVMKFDKLVSSRRISLQGNSWKYCYNARYTYFTEIVVYLKGIYCILFNCDVYGWRLWYHWTKLHDGSPHRL, from the exons ATGGTGAATCTTGTGGCGATTTGCATGTTGTTTGGTTGCATCCTGTTGGACGGATCGGATGCGGTGTCGTTTTCGTCGAAGCTGGTGCATAGATTTTCCGATGAAGCGAAGGAGAGGTGGATTTCGAAGAGTGGAAACGTGTCAGTTGCTGATTCGTGGCCGAAGAAGAACAGCGTCGAGTACCTGGAGCTGCTTTTGAGTAACGATTGGAAACGGCAAAAAACGAGAGTGAAGTTACAGAGTAATAATAACTCTTCGCGGAATCAATTGTTGTTTCCTTCTGAAGGAAGTCAAACTCATTTCTTCGGAAATCAGTTTTACTG GTTACATTACACGTGGATTGATATTGGGACACCAAACGTTTCGTTTCTTGTAGCATTGGATGCTGGGAGCAATTTGCTTTGGGTCCCATGCCAATGCATACAATGCGCTCCTTTGTCTGCCAGTTACTACACTTCTTTG GATAGAAATCTGAGTGAGTATGATCCATCTTCATCGAGCAGCAGCAAGAATGTCTCTTGCAGTCATCCCTTATGCAAGTCTCGTTCTAGCTGCAAAAGTTTGAAGGATCCCTGCCCTTATATTGCAGATTATTCCACAGAAGATACCTCGAGTTCTGGTTATCTTGTTGACGACATTTTGCATTTGGCTTCTTTCAGCAAACATGCACCCCAAAGTTCTGTGCAATCATCAGTCATTATAGG CTGTGGAAGGAAGCAAACTGGCAGTTATTTGGATGGAGCAGCCCCTGATGGTGTAATGGGATTGGGGCTTGGGGATGTTTCAGTACCAAGTTTGCTTGCGAAAGCAGGAttaatacaaaattcattCTCTATTTGTTTCGATGAGAATGATTCAGGCAGTGTTTTCTTTGGAGACCAAGGGCCTGCAACCCAACAATCGACCTCATTCTTGCCTATTGGAGAAAAATA TGACGCCTACTTCGTTGGGGTGGAGTCTTACTGTATTGGAAATTCTTGTCTTACACAATCTGGATTCCAAGCACTAGTTGACAGTGGTGCATCTTTCACTTTTCTTCCAACAGAAATTTATGCTGAAGTTGTTATGAAG TTTGACAAACTTGTGAGTTCTAGAAGGATTAGCCTCCAAGGAAATTCCTGGAAGTACTGCTATAATGCCAG gTATACTTATTTTACAGAAATAGTGGTCTATTTGAAAG